In the genome of Synchiropus splendidus isolate RoL2022-P1 chromosome 13, RoL_Sspl_1.0, whole genome shotgun sequence, the window tggagaaggctttgtgcAGTGGTCAGATCTTGGTGGAAAattcatgcaacactggatggaaataaatcttgtgacgttgcagaagcttatcgaaataATGCCACGGCGAATGCGTGCTGTAAACAAAGCTAAAGGCGCTCAAAtgaaatattagagtgtatgacccttttttttttggtggctacttttttttttggccaggcagtgtattatattatttatatttaacatGTCCACGAACAAACTGACCACTGAATTGCTTCTTCTAGAAACCCAAGCCAAAACAAAGGCCCTTCATTCAACGCACACAAGCCCAGTCCAGAAAGCCAGAGATcaggagacaaacacaaagacCAGCAGATGCACAAAGAACTCCGAGTCAGATTACAGTTCGGAGGCCCTTCCAGCTGCGAAGACGGTATTCAACATGGTGTTTTGCTCACAGCAGGTAACTTGTTTGTTAACATAACTCTCCTGCTTCCCTGTGAAGGCCGCTGCCACCTGTCCAACACACGCGAAGAGAAGCACGGCAAGCTACCTTCCTGTCTCACAGAGGCCTGAAGGTGACGGTGTGATCCACCTAAGCTGCTGTTTAAACATGGGTGTACGCCATGAGTAAACTGGCCTCTTCTCTTCCTTATTCAGGTCCAAGCACAAGTACAGAAGCCTGTTTCTCGGACGCCTCCAGTCAGAACTCGCCAGTGAGTTTGAAATCAAGATCATATTTTTGAGTAAATAAGATGTCAACATGAATTAAATTTACAAGtagagaaaaaatatatatataaagtaggAAATTATTTTTTCCGTAACATGCACTAAATTGACTTGAAGGTATTAAAAAACACTCAATTTAGGATGAGGTTTAAATAAGAGTTAAAtccatggtgttttttttttttttaaactggtgGTAGTTTAAAGTTAAAACGTTTCAACTCATCCACAGTTGAGCATCTGATCTGGAAATACACTAACAAAGTCAAACAACCAGTTGAGGCTTCTTCCAATTGACTGCAAAAAtgctctgctctgcttcttAATACCCTTTTGTGTCCATCAGGTGGCGCACATCATCCGCAAACAATGGCATTTTGACGGTTTCGATCGACAACCCCACCGCCAGAACTCAGCCTGAGTAAATATCAAGTCAAGCCTGCGTCACTTGGCTCGTGCGGACTGACATGACGTGCTGTACCTTACAGACCTGCCACCTCCTGGACCCTTCACCCGGCCGCTGCTGCCTCTGTCGCCACCCCTCCAGTTCAGGTGGAAACCGCTGAAAGGAAGATCCCAAAAGGCGTCCCTCTTCAGTTTGACATCAACAGTGTCGGGAAACCGGTGAGTTTCTTCAatgaaatggggaaaaaaatcgtATTGTAATTTactattttaaatattattaagtaataaaaaaataaagtgccagcagatggcgctgtctacgTTTCGTCCGGTGCAAATTTACCGTATCAATTCCAGTAAAAGGCTTGACATGAATATTAAAATCTGTTTTGACGATGAtgattcttcttcctcttcttctgctgcagcaaaCGTCCATGACCCTGAATGAAAGATTCCGAATTTTAAAGGACAAACGCACAGCTACGGCACAGAGCACCAGCAAAGGGAACCGATTTGTGACTGTGGGTTAGTGGActtatgggggaaaaaaaatgaacttctGTTCTGAATGATGGAAAATGTTGTGCAGACTGGGAAGATTCACTGTCCTATCATTGTACTGAGATGTTGTGTAGTGGACTTGCTGAAACAATGTGTTGATTTTTAAGAATCGCGGTCAGGAACTCTGTGTTTTTAGAGAGTTggtcaaatattttttatgagtGTATCGACATGAGTTTGTAGCTATGACGGCTACTGACCACCACTGGTGTATTTTTAACGTtgagtgcatttttttttttccaagtcgtTCCCTTCActgttatgtaaaaaaaaattgtgataaaCTTTGCTACAATGAACACTTGAGAATCTGAATATTGCTTTTATTaaatacattcttttttttttttttttttgcaatgtaaCAAAACTATTGGCAATATGAAAATCAAAACACCTTTTCACTCAACAAAACATGGCTCACTTCATCAGTGACTCGTGCTGGTGACACTCCTCTCCTCCAACACCGAGTCCGCTTCATCCACTCTGTTCACAGACGTTTCTTAAGAGTgctgaatgaaaaacatgagGTAAGAAAGTGGTTttaatggcatttttttttgcgtgaattaaaaaaaaagtgtgcatttTAATTTTGAACACAGCTTTGCATCTTTGGTTACAAAGTGGGTTGAAAGATCTTCACAGCTTCCATGCTAAAATGAGGGGGAGGTACGGCAATCCTAAAGAGCCAAATTCTGATATCGGCGAAGGCTCTTCACAGAATATACATTCACGGTGGAGCAGAAGCCAGTTGGGTTTTTATTCAGGCCAATTACGT includes:
- the LOC128769169 gene encoding UAP56-interacting factor-like, giving the protein MYKGKVAAGQGRKSVALDKVDMSLDDIIRLNKKEKQQKRKQVNTKRRPVKKKASFPQLKRRGTPALNGGALARGGAAKIRNGRVVPLPGRRRGQGVITGLAAKRPTALLKKAAPFNKTPNTQKPKPKQRPFIQRTQAQSRKPEIRRQTQRPADAQRTPSQITVRRPFQLRRRPLPPVQHTRREARQATFLSHRGLKVQAQVQKPVSRTPPVRTRQWRTSSANNGILTVSIDNPTARTQPEPATSWTLHPAAAASVATPPVQVETAERKIPKGVPLQFDINSVGKPQTSMTLNERFRILKDKRTATAQSTSKGNRFVTVG